The region ATCTTCTCTGGCATCGGAAAACCTTCCCTAGCTTTAGGAGAAGGTAGGCCAGGCAAGCAGCCATGTTGACAAATGCTGTCAAAGCCAGTATCCATAGTGCCATCTGCTTGTCGGGTTGACCTGCCAAGACACATTCTAGAGCCTTGGGGCAAGTTTGTGATCCTGGATAGCACAAGAAAGTAGTTTCAGACACGGGTGGAATCTGCAGAGAGATTACAACCCAGAGGAAACACAGCTCGCTCGCCAGAAGTAGAATCACACAGAAGCTGAAGGCCACAGCGCGCCAAGTGCAGTGAAGAGCTGTCTTGCGTTCTAATGGAATCATGTCAATTCTGGAAGTAGCCATGCTGGCTGGTGAATTTTCTCCTGTAATCTCATTGAATCTGGCAGTCAGGGTGTGGTGCACACCAGAGGGATCTGCCTGCCCTTCATCAGCATTTACTGCTGCATTTCTCTGGTGCTTATGCCCAGTCTTTATGAGCCTCATGAGCCCCACTGGGAGCAGGGCAACCAAAAAAGCAAATCCCCACGCTGAGGATATGGGTGCCGAGAAACGTTGGTTGAAGCAGAGTGCGCTGCAGAACGGCCGAATATCCACCGCCACCAGGGTCCAGTTACAGGCCAGGTCAGGACTGGCAGAAGACCAAGGCCCATCAGCAATAAAAAGAGCTACCAGGCGTAGACCCAAGAGGAGGTACCAGGGGGCTAGGCCTTGGCAACCAGTGTCGCCCCCCGAGAAGGCCAGGGCTGGCTGAAAGAGTCGGGCCAGACCAGCAACAACAGCAGCCATCtgtggagagagaagggagggttGTGGAAGAGATTAGCCTCGCTGTTGAGACCCCTGGCTCCACATTTTGAGGGGAAAGGGAACTAGGTACAGCTGGCATTTCTTTTTCAGTAGCACTCCTATGTCTTGAACAGCTGCACAACAAATGACGTTTCCAGCAAAGGAAGGCTTCATGCATGGAATATGTGCTTGCAATGCAGCTGTTAGAGGCACATGCACATGTTGCATGAAGGCTTCATGCATGGAATATGTGCTTGCAATGCAGCTGTTAGAGGCACATGCACATGTTGCATGAAGGCTTCATGCATGGAATATGTGCTTGCAATGCAGCTGTTAGAGGAAATAGGTGGCCACCCTAAAGCCAGCAGGGCCTTTATTAGGTACCACCACCTTCCTTTCCAGGTTGCTCCAGCTTCCTTCTAGGTTCAAACCCTCACAACCTAAATTTCTCTGGGATTTCAGGAGTAGCCTGGCCTCATTCCTTGTAAGGACCAGCTGCTTTACTCTTGTGCCTTTCAGATTGTAGTCTGGCGTATATTGTAAAAGGGAGGGGGATATGAAAGATAGGAGACTTGCTGGCTTGAGGTTGGCAACGTTCCAAGCAAGGATGTACTGAGGATGGGTACTGGATAGCAATCCTCCATGGGAGTGGGAGTGATGCCACCAGGAGCAGTTCCCTCTGTGAAGGGGATTGTGACCCCAAAGGGAGGCTATTGGGTTATGAGCTACCTAAAAACAGGTAGGGGAGATCCCTTGTCTCAGAGGAGCAGGAGAGGTTTGGAAGGGATGCATGTCTGGATTTTCTAAGGGTGGAGTATTTTCTAAAGGTAAGGACTTCTGAATAGAGATTTTAAAGAACTGGCTATGACTGTTTAAAGTCTCTTTAAAGTGgttacaattattttattttaatttttatcattactattactattaataaTACGTTTAAGAATCAAATttactattttttaatttataatttatgatgatgatgatcttatGATCTTTATGACGATGATTCTGAACTTTAGAATGTTTCTGTAGACTAACCTGTGCTTGCAAAATGGGCTATGATTTCATTGCAGTTGATATCATCAGGTGAACATGGATGAAGCTACCTTCTTGGTTCACCCGCATGCCATAACTGTCTACGTTAGGTCAGTAACTCTCCAGCAAAAGAAAGGTCTTGCCCAGCCCAGACCTGCTCTCTGAGACCCCTTTTCATTGAGGATGTACCCTTGCAAAGCAAGTgtgtgctctgccattgagctataCATCTGCAGTTTCTCCTTCTCATTCTAGCTTTTGGTTCCCTTTTTGTTTCCCTGAACAATTGCTCAGTATGCCTCAGTTCTTCAGTTCCCTTATAGAATTCAGGCTCTGGACCCTTGCCAGGCAGCAGATTAAACTGTTCCTCTTCTCCAAAGAGTATCAGGCTATTCAGTTCAATATACTGTACAACACTAACACCTGTCTCTAAAACAACCCAGCAGATCTAGTTCCTagtttctttctggtttttctcTATGAAACAACTCCAAGGAGGCTTTGGAATTCTCTGTGAAATAAACTGTAACATCCATCCAAGCCATGTTTCCCACAcactctacacatgctcagaAACCCTATTTGGCTAATTTATCACTTGGCTCATTAGTGTGCCAGGAGTTAAGCCCTTggactgaaacacacacacacacacacacacacacacacacacacacacaagagagagagagagagattcctagCTAAAATTAAATCATGCCCATCTTTCAGGAGGGAGTTCTACTTTCACATTCCTAGAATCTGGAGGAGGAATGTGataaactggaaagttggagccAGAACTCCTGAGTTCTCTGGGAGAAGAATAGGACTGAAAATACAGAAGAAACTTCCTTAATTTTTATCTTGCAGAAAAGGATGCAGGTGAGTGGGACAATTTAGCAGGATCCAACTTATGCCAAAACATCACAATGGCTGTTTGGAAGAGGAATACTTTTCTGTGCGGTTGTTTGAGGGGGATTGCTAAAGACTACTGCATAAGCAACCCACATTTTAATGCACTCTAAAGGCGATTAGGAAATCCACTATACAGTATCCCTAGGGCTGTTTGGAAAGAACCAATGCATTTAACAGGTTTCTCTTTCATAATCCCATCAAAGCCTCATTCCTTTGCCCTCCTTCCTTCGATTTCCTCACCAGTTCCATGAATCCATGGGCTGGATCATGTCTGGTTCTATGCATAGCAACAAGCCTTTTGACAAATGTTTCATTATCTTGTTAAAAgccccttccttctttaccttttCCGTTAGGATTGCCTGGCTGCCTTTTCTCCTGGTGTTTGTCCACTGGCTTATATTCTTCCCCTTCGCATCAGCTCTTCTCTTTCTGTTATGTGTTCGGATGCTGGAAAGAGAAGGCTTTTTCCATATCATCAGAAACTTCCTGAATAAATCAGGCCAGACACTGGCAAACACAAAGCTGAAATGAAACTCCTAAGAAACAAGAACAGCTGCCAAAAATACCGCCTCTTTTCCTCCCACAAGTCATTTAGGAGACCCCCTTCTCCTCTCACTAGATGCTACTTCCTCCTTTTGCAATGAATGTTCTGTATTCTCCATATCCAAGCTGCATCTGCTCTGAGAGGAAGTGGCTGGGGCCTAACAGATGCAGGCTGTGAACCCACTCAGGACTCCTGGGTTGATGATAAGGGATGTAGGAGTCCCAGCAGGAAAAGTGTGAGCACAGTACAAAGGGCTCATTCCATCCACACAGAAGCAGTAAACAAACGCCTTTCTTCAAATCCTTCTGGACTATCTTCCCAGAACAAAGATTCACTGTAATTCAACCAAATAAAAGCATGCCAAGTTTTGTGTGACAGCAAAGCTGTTGAGTGCAATCAACCCATCACACAAGCCTGTCCCTGCATGTCCAACTGCAAATGAATTTCCCAGTTTTCAACCCACCTTTTGTATACAACAGCTTAATAGTTTATTTGGtgacttttgtttgtttgtttttagtattttgtttccttttaacTGGTTTTATTCATTGCTTTTTCTAAATTTGTGAACTGCCATGGAATCTTTGGACCAATAATAGTATATAAAgagtttaaaataaatgaatgaataaaatggtGCAAACTCAGACCAAAGACTGTTGAGTAAATTTAGTGCtcatggaataagaggacaggtccttttatGGATTGGTAACCGGGTAAGAACAAGAAGTAAAtagtaggaataaatgggcagTTTTTCACAGTGGAAAGAAGTAAGAAATGAGGTCCCCCAAGAATCTGtattgggactggtgctttttcaTTTGTTTATAAATAATCTGGAGTTAGGAGTAAATAGTAAAGTGGCCacatttagagcagtgattttcagcctttttcataacacagcacactgacaagtcaggcacaccatcggtttttggacaattgacaaggcatattatgctgtcagtgggggagggaacctcacatcccccaatggccctactaataaatgatcctctcccaaattcccacagcacacctggggaccatttgcagcacaccagtgtgccatggcacagtgattgaaaatggctgatttagagatATCAAATGTTTCAGGGTGATAAAagccaaagcagattgtgaagagcCCCCAAAGGACCTCTCCAACATtggtgaatgggcaaccaaatgtgtttcaatgtgTAAAATGATGCActctgggacaaaaaaaaatcccagtctTACATATatgagaaggtgcaaaagaggacagtcaaaatgatcagagggctggagcatctttcttatgaggaaaggctacagcgtttgagaTGTTTTAGCATGAAAAAAAGGCAGTTAAGGGAGGGAAACATGTTTGAGATGTATAACATTATGTATACCATGGATagagaaatgtttttttcccctctttccctctttctctcttcctggtTCCAGTATAGCTTGTAAGGCCTTTGTGGTAGGGACTTGTTTTTGTTCATTAATGCTAGCCTGTGACATGCCATGTGCACTGTGCACTTTGACCAACAAAAAGTCGGTTTTTCCGGTTTGGTCACCTCCTAGCATGACCAAGGCATGGAACCCAAGGCAAACTGATCAGATGAAAGGCTGCAGAGATCAGAGCACTTTTGATTACCTCTGTGATTGGACACATTAAGCATACATGAACCAGTCAGACTGATGGGGAAAGCAGAACCAGAGAAGGCCAATGCCTCCAAAATGTGGAAGTGTTAAAATTCCACCCACCTGGTCAAACCACTCCAGCCACACGTACCCTTGGTTCCTCACTCAGAGCTCCTCCATTTCAGCTCGGTTTATGGAAGCTGCATCAGCCATGATAATCAAATTGAGCCTCCATGTTCTAAATACCAGAGGCAGAGGACAAAGAACAGGAGAAGAAGCCTGCCCTCATGCCCTCCTTGTAAGCTTCTCAGAGGCATGTGGCAGCCAGCAGGTCATGGTTGGGGACAAGGTGCTGGAGTGATGGAGTGGAAGCTGGATGTTCATATGCAGTGTTCTGGGGCAACATACCTGCAatgagaattctgagaagacaagtgttaacCAAGTACTCTGCCTATCTATGTTCTAAGGGCAGTAAGCAGTTTGTGCAAAGTGACTTTTCTCTACAGTGCTATTCCCCTTTATGTGCCCTAAGCATACCTAACATGCTCACATGTAATACAGCAGCATGTCATACATGCTATCATTGTCTCCCTAGCAAGGGATCAAGTACAGGGGTGGGAGTGTTGCAATTGACTACCATATGTTAAGTCATAACAGAACAGGTGGGAGAGCTGGGAGTTTGGggtgtttattttattgtattgtatttgctCTCCATTGATTTCTAGCTCTCCATTGATTTCTACGAGTGCAATTAGCCTTACATCAGCGCAGATGCTGCTGTAACATTACGCGAACATCAGAGGAGTGCCTGTCATCTGGGAAGGGATCTAGGATATGGTGTCTGTCagctcctcccttccacattcaGTCCATACCCTGCTCATGCCTCATTTTGGGATTTGCGCCAGCTGGATTTGGACTGGCATCTGGGGTACGTTACATGAAGTTGCAGCAGCATCAAAGTGACATTCCACCGTTGTTGGGGTGAAGTCATGTCATATCGTGGTCAGAACAAAGTTTGGCTGGCATCTGAGGGCTTTACACCATATCTTATGCCActcagaagcattttttttaagtataggattgcacccttagatataTCTCATGCAGAATAAGAGTTCTACTTAAACCTCAAAATGAATCAATAACCATTTcagaaaacaattttaaaactgtttaggtttgaatttttaaaagatttttaaccAATGAAAACTATATAATATGATTAAAACAAAGTAACAACAAGCGTTGGTGAGCTGAAGTTTTACATTTACTGTAATTGCATCCCTGGGTAGAGCAGCATCTGTGGGAGGAACACCCATGGGGTTGCCAACTATCTCATCCCAGCTGGGCTCTTGTGACTTGGCAAGCTGTCCAACAGGCAGAAGAGCAGTGGGGGACCAGGAATGTCTGGCTGCCCTAGTTAGTTATATCATTGTCAAAGAGTCTGCAAAGCGACAGTCTCTCCGGAACAAGGTTAGTGAACTCACAGAAGAACAACCGGAATCTCGTTGGTCCCTACTGCCAGGCATGCTGTGGGCTTCCCTGTGGTCTGTGTGGCTTGGCACATCGAAGGTCCTCTGCCCGTCTTGGACAGCTGCCTACGAGGAGCAAAGAGAAACACAGAGTAGCAGGGAATCTAAATGAGTGGTGACCAGGACATGCCCCTGTAATCCCCTTCAGTGCTGcctctgcacatgcacacacaggtgCAGTGCATGTGCCCCCATGAAATGACAGGGGGGATGGGAGGTCCCCCCtctctttgttggcatccttcagtctcggaagactatggtgtcacgctctgaatggtggttctggagcagagtgtcctctccagtacgcgaagcctgggtaaagtagttctggaggataggctgtttcccatgcagcaaatccctcccccctccacgtcgctgaaatggtccaatggaaaggcagaggccaatacggttggtatCTTTACTTTACTCCCTCTCTTTACTTATGACCAAAACACATGCGGCCTCCCTGCTCCACACCACTTCTGCTTGTAATGTACAGGAACAGTGGCTACTGGGAACCCAGCACTACAAACAGGAGCATCGGGGAGCACTGCAAGACTGAATGCTGCCCTCATTGCGCATAAAGGGAAGGGAGGGCTCCAAATGCCCTCTTCCTGCCTATTTGGTGCTTTGgaaccactgtgtgtgtgtggggggggggggagagacaatcTGGACCCACTGCAGCTTCTTTTTAGTTCTCCCTCCAGCAGTGACGGAGGAAGAAGGGGTTTGCTGCTGTCGTGACCTTGCTTGCTCTCAGCAAGTCCCTTGGtgaagtggcaggctggagaggggagcaaagagATGGGGCTGCTGGGGGATTCTCCATTCACTGCCCTTCCGACCATTTCTGGTCGCTTCACGGCAATGTTTGCTCTGGCCGTCACAGCAACAACTGTTCTGCCCAGGGTTGCAAAGCTGCGATCCTGTGAAACCAAAGGGCTCTGGATGAGTGTTTGGTCAGCAGTGACAATGGTTGGAACACCTGGCATTCACATGGAGATTGCATATGCTCACTGCTGTGCGCTGCCTGAAGACAAGGCTAGTTGGGCAACAAGTATATGTCAGGAGTATGCATTAACATTGCCTAACAATTTTCTAGCTGCCTCTGCCAATATTGAAGGGAGGGGAAGACACAAGAGCCCAATGCAGCTTTCATGCTTTGAGGTGTGGCCTTCCCATCCCTGCTTGCTTACTTGTGAGGTACTTTGTTCTTGTGCCATCTGTTGGGGTGACAGAGTGGAGGCTTCATTTGGGcgtggagtcctcctggggcagggCATCCATAACAAGGGAGCTGAGGAGAGCAATGTTCATCCTGTACCCTTCCCATCTGTGTTCTGAGGGTAGCCAGCTCTCTGTGCAAAGTGCTCCTTTGGCATGCAGATGGCCCTTTCTCCATTGTTTCCATCACCACAGTTCCTGTGAGGCTGCTCTAAGTGTGTACAACATGAGACCAGACTGGTATAGTCCAGTATGGTACACCCTATTATCTGAAGTCTAGTCTCCCAAGCAGGGGCTACAGCACCAAGGTTGGGGTGCTCTGATGTGCTGTGTTGTTGGAGGGTGGAGTACGGGGGAGGTGGCATGAGTTGGTATTTTCTGGTGGCTTTTCTCCTCCTCACTGGTTTCTACTGGTGCTTTTGGAGATAAACCAactccagcattggtgcagcatTCCACTGATGATTGGGTGCTGTCTGCCATCTGGAGGGGGCATAGAATATGGcgttttctttcccctccctattCCACCCATATCTCCTCTCCATTTGGGCACTGGGTTAGGGTGTGCCAGCATAGTATAAACCCCAGAGGGACTGCTGGACACCCTGAACCAAACTTTGGTTCCATGCACTGCCTCTTGGGAAGCATGGGCTGTGTTCGCAGGAAAGCCTAGGTATCTCTGTATTTTAGAAGCCAAGGGATTTGGCTTTCCGGAGGAAAGGAAGCCCTATGCTCTCTGGGAACCAGGCCCTGTGCTCTCTGAGA is a window of Tiliqua scincoides isolate rTilSci1 chromosome 5, rTilSci1.hap2, whole genome shotgun sequence DNA encoding:
- the LOC136652058 gene encoding uncharacterized protein, with product MIWKKPSLSSIRTHNRKRRADAKGKNISQWTNTRRKGSQAILTEKMAAVVAGLARLFQPALAFSGGDTGCQGLAPWYLLLGLRLVALFIADGPWSSASPDLACNWTLVAVDIRPFCSALCFNQRFSAPISSAWGFAFLVALLPVGLMRLIKTGHKHQRNAAVNADEGQADPSGVHHTLTARFNEITGENSPASMATSRIDMIPLERKTALHCTWRAVAFSFCVILLLASELCFLWVVISLQIPPVSETTFLCYPGSQTCPKALECVLAGQPDKQMALWILALTAFVNMAACLAYLLLKLGKVFRCQRR